The following proteins are co-located in the Gordonia polyisoprenivorans genome:
- the fadD5 gene encoding fatty-acid--CoA ligase FadD5 has product MTATTESTADLTTEPLRSRRNHWNNQVRRHAFMTPDRPALRFLGQTTTWQQLDERSRAFGAALARRGVGFGDRVLMALLNRAEYVEAVLGANLIGAIPVPVNIRMSPAEVGYFMTDSGARVIVTETLLAPLTQAAAASTGGIDHTIVVGGSEVPDHLDYADLIAEDSADLPEIDVPEDTVALIMYTSGTTGKPKGAMLTHQNLQAQAVTTIAAAQDHSDADVASVVPPIFHIAGIAAFAPVFYRGVPAVIHPLGAFDPDDMLDTLEREGTTSVFMVPAQWQAVCAAQRVRPRNLKLRTISWGAAPASDTVLNAMNESFPQALNMTAFGQTEMSPVTCILEGKDALRKIGSIGKVVPAVTARIVDPMMNDVAPGEVGEIVYRGPNLMKGYWQNPQATADAFRGGWFHSGDLVRQDEDGFLFVVDRAKDMIISGGENVYCAEVENVLYGHEKIAEAAVIGRAHEKWGEVPVAVVVLAEGADDLTLDDLEPYLNENLARFKQPKDLVIVDELPRNAGGKVVKPRLREAYGSKDTGLH; this is encoded by the coding sequence ATGACCGCGACCACCGAATCGACCGCCGACCTGACCACCGAACCGCTGCGTTCGCGACGCAATCACTGGAACAACCAGGTCCGCAGGCATGCCTTCATGACCCCCGACCGACCGGCGTTGCGGTTCCTGGGCCAGACCACCACCTGGCAGCAACTCGATGAGCGTTCCCGGGCCTTCGGTGCGGCGCTGGCCCGGCGGGGCGTCGGCTTCGGCGACCGCGTACTGATGGCGCTGCTCAACCGCGCCGAGTATGTCGAGGCGGTGTTGGGCGCCAACCTGATCGGTGCCATCCCGGTGCCGGTCAACATTCGGATGAGCCCGGCCGAGGTGGGCTACTTCATGACCGACAGCGGTGCACGGGTCATCGTCACCGAAACCCTGCTCGCACCCCTGACCCAGGCGGCCGCCGCCTCCACCGGCGGCATCGACCACACGATCGTCGTCGGCGGCAGTGAGGTCCCCGACCACCTCGACTACGCCGATCTGATCGCCGAGGACTCCGCCGATCTCCCCGAGATCGATGTGCCCGAGGACACCGTGGCGTTGATCATGTACACCTCGGGTACCACCGGAAAACCCAAGGGCGCCATGCTGACCCATCAGAACCTGCAGGCGCAGGCGGTGACGACGATCGCCGCGGCCCAGGACCACTCCGACGCCGACGTGGCCTCGGTGGTCCCGCCCATCTTCCACATCGCGGGCATCGCCGCGTTCGCGCCGGTGTTCTACCGGGGAGTGCCCGCCGTGATCCACCCGCTCGGCGCGTTCGACCCCGACGACATGCTCGACACCCTCGAACGGGAGGGCACGACGTCGGTGTTCATGGTGCCCGCCCAGTGGCAGGCGGTGTGCGCCGCTCAACGGGTCCGGCCGCGAAACCTCAAGTTGCGCACCATCAGTTGGGGTGCTGCACCCGCGTCGGACACGGTGCTCAACGCGATGAACGAGTCGTTCCCGCAGGCGCTCAACATGACTGCTTTCGGGCAGACCGAGATGTCGCCGGTCACGTGCATCCTCGAGGGCAAGGACGCACTGCGCAAGATCGGGTCGATCGGCAAGGTGGTGCCCGCGGTCACCGCCCGGATCGTCGATCCGATGATGAACGACGTGGCACCCGGCGAGGTCGGCGAGATCGTCTATCGCGGACCCAACCTGATGAAGGGCTACTGGCAGAACCCGCAGGCAACCGCGGATGCCTTCCGCGGCGGCTGGTTTCACTCCGGAGACCTCGTCCGTCAGGACGAGGACGGCTTCCTCTTCGTCGTCGACCGAGCCAAGGACATGATCATCTCGGGCGGTGAGAACGTGTACTGCGCCGAGGTGGAGAACGTGCTCTACGGCCACGAGAAGATCGCCGAGGCCGCCGTCATCGGACGTGCCCACGAGAAGTGGGGCGAGGTCCCGGTGGCGGTCGTCGTGCTCGCGGAGGGCGCCGACGACCTCACGCTCGACGACCTCGAGCCCTATCTGAACGAGAACCTGGCCCGCTTCAAACAGCCCAAGGATCTCGTCATCGTCGACGAACTACCGCGCAATGCCGGCGGCAAGGTCGTCAAACCGCGCTTACGTGAGGCCTACGGCAGCAAGGACACCGGCCTTCACTGA